Proteins co-encoded in one Zymomonas mobilis subsp. mobilis ATCC 10988 genomic window:
- a CDS encoding integration host factor subunit beta, which yields MIRSELIQTLANDNPELSSEEIEHIIDVFFDGITHHLAKGGRVEIRGFGAFSTRFRDARLGRNPRTGEKVEVEAKRVPYFKPGKEIREHLNIEI from the coding sequence ATGATTCGTTCCGAACTGATCCAAACATTAGCCAATGATAATCCTGAACTTTCATCAGAAGAAATAGAGCATATTATAGATGTTTTCTTTGACGGGATTACCCATCATTTGGCCAAAGGTGGTCGGGTAGAGATTCGGGGTTTTGGTGCCTTTTCCACCCGTTTTCGGGACGCCCGTCTGGGCAGGAATCCCAGAACCGGCGAAAAAGTCGAGGTCGAAGCCAAACGTGTCCCCTATTTCAAACCGGGAAAAGAGATACGAGAACATCTTAATATTGAAATTTAG
- the rpsA gene encoding 30S ribosomal protein S1: MATMANPTRDDFAALLNQTLGEEEGFEGRVVKGTITAIENDMAVIDVGLKSEGRVPLREFAAPGQKAELKAGDEVEVFVDRVENSQGEAMLSRDRARREAAWDKLEAEFANSSRVEGVIFGRVKGGFTVDLSGAVAFLPGSQVDIRPVRDVAPLMDIPQPFQILKMDRRRGNIVVSRRAVLEETRAEQRSGLIQSLAEGQVITGVVKNITDYGAFVDLGGIDGLLHVTDLSYRRVGHPSEMIAIGDSVTVQIIRINRDTQRISLGMKQLETDPWEGVGAKYPVGAKFMGRVTNITEYGAFVELEPGIEGLVHVSEMSWTKKNVHPGKIVSTSQEVEVVILEVDAEKRRISLGLKQAQPNPWESFAEAHPVGSTVEGEVKNSTEFGLFIGLDNDVDGMVHMSDIAWGMSGEEALSLHHKGEVVKAVVLDVDPEKERISLGMKQLERGNVPAANAGSSLQRNQVVTVTVLAVTDGGLEVQAGDDGAIGFIRRSDLGRDRDEQRPDRFQAGQKLDAMVIGFDRQKKPNFSIKAMQVAEEKEAVAQYGSSDSGASLGDILGAALNKARDQQN, encoded by the coding sequence ATGGCCACTATGGCAAATCCTACTCGCGATGATTTTGCAGCATTGCTTAACCAGACGCTTGGTGAAGAAGAAGGCTTTGAAGGACGCGTTGTAAAAGGCACCATCACAGCTATTGAAAATGACATGGCTGTTATTGATGTTGGTCTGAAATCTGAAGGCCGCGTGCCGCTGCGCGAATTCGCAGCCCCCGGTCAGAAAGCCGAATTGAAAGCCGGCGACGAAGTCGAAGTTTTCGTTGACCGCGTTGAAAACAGTCAGGGTGAAGCAATGCTTTCCCGTGACCGCGCTCGTCGTGAAGCGGCATGGGATAAACTGGAAGCTGAATTTGCTAACTCCAGCCGCGTTGAAGGCGTTATCTTCGGACGGGTTAAAGGCGGATTTACCGTTGACCTTTCCGGCGCAGTTGCCTTCTTGCCCGGCAGTCAGGTTGACATCCGTCCGGTACGCGATGTTGCTCCTCTGATGGACATTCCGCAGCCTTTCCAGATTTTAAAGATGGATCGTCGTCGTGGGAATATCGTGGTATCCCGCCGTGCCGTTCTGGAAGAAACCCGCGCAGAACAGCGTTCCGGTCTGATCCAGTCCTTGGCTGAAGGTCAGGTTATCACCGGTGTTGTCAAAAACATCACCGACTACGGTGCCTTTGTTGATCTCGGCGGCATTGATGGTCTGTTGCATGTAACCGACCTCAGCTATCGTCGCGTTGGTCATCCGAGCGAAATGATCGCTATCGGTGACAGCGTCACGGTTCAGATCATCCGCATCAACCGCGATACACAGCGTATTTCGCTGGGCATGAAGCAGCTTGAAACCGATCCGTGGGAAGGCGTTGGTGCCAAATATCCGGTCGGTGCCAAATTCATGGGTCGCGTCACGAATATCACCGAATATGGTGCTTTCGTTGAACTTGAACCCGGCATCGAAGGTCTGGTTCACGTTTCCGAAATGTCATGGACGAAGAAAAACGTTCATCCGGGCAAAATCGTTTCCACCAGTCAGGAAGTCGAAGTTGTCATTTTGGAAGTCGATGCTGAAAAACGTCGTATCTCCCTTGGTCTGAAACAGGCTCAGCCGAATCCGTGGGAAAGCTTCGCCGAAGCTCATCCGGTTGGCTCCACCGTTGAAGGCGAAGTCAAGAACTCCACCGAATTCGGTCTGTTCATCGGTCTCGACAATGATGTTGATGGTATGGTTCACATGTCCGACATCGCTTGGGGTATGTCCGGTGAAGAAGCTTTGAGCCTCCACCACAAAGGTGAAGTTGTTAAAGCTGTCGTTCTTGATGTTGATCCTGAAAAAGAACGCATCTCGCTTGGTATGAAGCAGCTGGAACGTGGTAACGTCCCCGCCGCCAACGCAGGTAGCTCTTTACAGCGCAATCAGGTTGTCACCGTTACCGTTCTTGCTGTCACCGATGGTGGTTTGGAAGTTCAGGCTGGTGATGATGGTGCCATCGGCTTCATCCGTCGCAGCGACTTGGGTCGTGATCGTGACGAACAGCGTCCGGATCGCTTCCAGGCTGGTCAGAAGCTCGATGCTATGGTGATCGGTTTCGATCGTCAGAAGAAGCCGAACTTCTCCATCAAAGCAATGCAGGTTGCAGAAGAAAAAGAAGCAGTTGCTCAGTATGGTTCGTCAGATTCTGGCGCTTCCTTGGGTGACATTCTTGGTGCAGCCCTCAACAAGGCTCGCGATCAGCAGAACTAG
- a CDS encoding amino acid permease → MLKKYFGSRKKFRSLSSQQSHPHKKDQALSRNLSWPHLIALGVGAIVGTGIYTLVGVGADRAGPAVVIAFIIAGLICATAALGYAELSTLIPEAGGAYTYAYMAIGRHMAWIVGWSLILEYSLASSTVAVGWSAYLVGWLHSFGINLPAALLAGPHDGGIINLPAVIVALSIALLLTAGAKESATLTLALVILKLSALVLFVVLTMPAFHFEYYHPFMPYGFVSHISPDGKVRGVMAAAAILFFAFYGFDTVATAAEETKNPKRDLTIGIIGSMTISVLIYIGVAACLLGAAPFSEFIKSGEPLALILRNLHHETAAKWIAAAALVALPSVIMAMIYGQSRVFFVMARDHLLPPFLAKVNKHGTPSQVTLFTGIVIALIAGFFRLDELAELANAGTLVAFIAVGLSLIILRVREGERTRRFSCPFPFVIGSVTVIGCLYLFTSLPLHTTIRFLLWNAIGLVFYGSYNLYKRKKQKSL, encoded by the coding sequence ATGTTAAAAAAATATTTTGGCTCTCGTAAAAAATTTCGTTCACTTTCTTCACAACAGTCTCACCCTCATAAAAAAGACCAAGCGCTTTCCCGTAATTTGTCATGGCCGCATCTTATTGCCTTAGGTGTCGGCGCGATTGTCGGGACAGGTATCTATACATTGGTAGGTGTCGGCGCTGATCGGGCGGGACCTGCTGTTGTTATTGCCTTTATTATTGCCGGCCTTATCTGTGCTACGGCTGCCCTTGGCTATGCCGAGTTATCCACATTGATACCGGAAGCCGGTGGCGCTTACACTTATGCCTATATGGCGATTGGCCGCCATATGGCATGGATTGTCGGATGGAGCCTCATCCTTGAATATTCACTGGCAAGCTCGACCGTCGCCGTTGGATGGTCGGCCTATCTTGTCGGATGGCTTCATTCTTTTGGTATCAATTTACCCGCGGCATTATTGGCGGGTCCTCATGATGGCGGGATTATCAATTTACCGGCGGTTATCGTGGCCTTGTCTATCGCCCTATTGTTGACCGCAGGTGCCAAGGAAAGCGCGACTCTGACTTTGGCGCTGGTTATTTTAAAATTATCCGCCTTGGTCTTATTTGTCGTTTTGACAATGCCCGCTTTCCATTTTGAATATTACCATCCTTTCATGCCTTACGGTTTTGTCAGCCATATTTCGCCGGATGGAAAAGTCAGAGGCGTTATGGCGGCCGCGGCTATTCTGTTTTTTGCCTTTTATGGATTTGATACTGTCGCCACAGCGGCAGAAGAAACCAAAAATCCCAAGCGGGATTTGACCATCGGTATTATCGGTTCGATGACTATTTCGGTTCTGATCTATATTGGTGTAGCGGCCTGCTTATTGGGGGCGGCACCCTTTAGCGAATTTATCAAAAGTGGCGAACCGCTGGCCCTTATTCTTAGAAATTTACATCATGAGACGGCAGCAAAATGGATTGCGGCGGCTGCGCTTGTTGCCTTGCCTTCGGTTATTATGGCGATGATTTACGGACAAAGCCGCGTCTTTTTTGTCATGGCGCGAGATCATCTGTTGCCGCCTTTTTTGGCAAAAGTAAACAAGCATGGCACCCCCAGTCAGGTGACCCTGTTTACCGGTATTGTCATTGCTTTAATTGCCGGTTTTTTCCGATTGGATGAATTGGCAGAATTAGCCAACGCTGGCACTTTGGTGGCCTTTATCGCTGTCGGTCTCTCTTTGATTATTCTGCGCGTTCGAGAAGGGGAAAGGACGCGGCGTTTTTCTTGTCCATTTCCTTTTGTGATAGGCAGCGTCACCGTTATCGGTTGCCTTTATTTATTCACCAGTCTGCCACTTCATACGACGATCCGCTTCTTGTTATGGAATGCGATCGGCCTTGTTTTTTACGGCAGCTATAATCTGTATAAGCGCAAAAAACAGAAATCTTTGTAA
- a CDS encoding HAD family hydrolase — translation MTFDLLFDLDGTLVDTVYVSSDVLNEMLQERGSRRVIKPEETRPLVTLGGEAMIAGLFGDDCVDPLVDVAEYRRLCAGRDTHDDSLFPGVREGIERLYALGMKMAVCSNKPQNLVEKIMSDLGFDKYMVALVGARPDLPRKPNPALLNVALEEMKGNSQNCWFIGDGETDQEASAALGIPFIFTSYGYGTPIEGVPIEVTCPDFKSVTDFLEQKAKA, via the coding sequence ATGACTTTTGATTTATTATTCGATTTGGACGGGACGTTAGTCGATACCGTTTATGTTTCTTCTGATGTCTTGAATGAAATGCTGCAAGAACGCGGTAGTCGTCGGGTTATCAAGCCAGAAGAAACGCGTCCGCTCGTTACTTTAGGGGGCGAGGCGATGATTGCCGGTTTGTTCGGCGATGATTGTGTCGATCCTTTGGTTGATGTGGCTGAATATCGGCGGCTTTGTGCTGGTCGCGATACCCATGATGACAGCTTGTTCCCCGGGGTGCGGGAAGGTATCGAACGGCTTTATGCCTTGGGTATGAAAATGGCGGTCTGTTCTAATAAGCCGCAAAATCTGGTCGAAAAAATCATGAGCGATCTTGGCTTTGATAAATATATGGTCGCGCTGGTCGGTGCCAGACCTGACCTACCTCGAAAGCCTAACCCTGCTTTGTTGAATGTCGCCTTGGAAGAAATGAAGGGCAATAGTCAGAATTGCTGGTTTATCGGCGATGGTGAAACCGATCAGGAAGCCTCGGCGGCGCTTGGTATTCCGTTTATTTTTACCTCTTATGGATATGGAACGCCCATTGAAGGCGTGCCGATTGAGGTAACTTGCCCTGATTTTAAATCAGTTACTGACTTTCTGGAACAGAAGGCTAAAGCCTAA
- a CDS encoding sugar O-acetyltransferase — MDIAQQRQHILSGAYYNDLTPELIKAREEAVRLSNLYNDSFGEAPAKRESYLRQLLKKIGKNAYFEPRFRCEFGFNISIGDNFYANFDCIILDGGEVTIGDNVLFGPRVGIYTSNHAINPDERKAGACYAKAVTIGHSVWVGGGVNINQGVTIGDNSIIGSGSVVTKDIPANVIAAGVPCRVIRPITDADRVGFKGS; from the coding sequence ATGGATATCGCGCAGCAACGCCAACATATCCTAAGCGGCGCTTATTATAATGATCTCACCCCTGAATTGATAAAGGCAAGAGAAGAGGCGGTTCGGCTTTCCAATCTTTATAATGATAGCTTTGGTGAAGCTCCGGCAAAAAGAGAAAGCTATCTGCGGCAATTATTGAAGAAAATAGGCAAAAATGCCTATTTTGAGCCGCGCTTCCGTTGTGAATTTGGTTTCAATATTAGCATCGGCGACAATTTCTACGCCAATTTTGACTGCATTATTTTAGACGGGGGCGAAGTCACCATCGGGGATAATGTTCTATTTGGCCCTCGTGTCGGTATTTATACCTCGAATCATGCGATCAACCCCGATGAGCGGAAGGCCGGAGCTTGTTATGCCAAAGCCGTGACAATTGGTCATTCTGTGTGGGTCGGCGGTGGCGTTAACATCAATCAGGGTGTGACAATCGGTGATAACAGTATCATCGGTTCGGGAAGCGTCGTCACAAAAGATATTCCGGCCAATGTGATTGCGGCAGGGGTGCCTTGTCGGGTGATACGGCCTATTACTGATGCCGACCGTGTGGGTTTTAAAGGCTCTTAA
- a CDS encoding TonB-dependent receptor — MSFQVNSKTAIIITLSLGTITLPAGLQAHQYTETNNKSDNLSLSSDPISDLKSSLPDKKNDKEKNFQKNEADHHSKDEKNVYWSGKEITVIGKAERLAPSSVPLNITQPTSIIQSSFMANNIIPLASVDDIIKYQPSVWTQNPNGPGIGKAETMSLRGFQDGQYNMTFDGIPFGDASDLHHSTSSLFIAHFLGQAEVDRGPGTASTIGNATFGGTIGFTSRKPSEKFGITPYGTYGSYNTRAGGLEIDSGETIAGKMVLDLQHEATDGYLTHSNERRSNIMFKDVIKLGSDITLTAATTFNKEHQYTTQGATLAEYAQYGKNYGLCNDPQLQCFYKYNPSTYKSDFSYISLKAKPLSWLELENKVYSVGFEHSYTKTTDASQNSPSANGVTFYNAAGKKVGSYANDVPGKYADAQFRAYGDTLALKAKTPVGDILTGVWADVQNDRRYTYAVDLSQNSIMVPGKNGSAYSYNIHDINTTLQPYLEFDWHPMKGMTVKPGIKYSYFHRNYDAAINKNTKTALKDNQSFKSWQPSIAINQILMKGWSAYGQIARGFLAPPLSVFQTQNVGYVKPETTWNYQVGTVLQKKNWTISADGYYIDFSNYIASAQINVPNIGTETTYVNSGGAIYKGLEIEGQYAIGYGVSLYGNYSVNSAHYKDSKIRVAASPKSLASFGVLYEKKDGPYFSFIGKYVGNHWGLDSTTDTAGNTVFKNQYLIHSNITADMAFGWHFKNVGGNILRNITPSIKISNVFGSHAISDFAGNQSKTTAEYPNGAPLYWRLSGRSVFFNLTMTIL; from the coding sequence ATGTCTTTCCAAGTAAATTCAAAAACAGCTATTATTATAACGCTCAGTCTTGGAACAATAACATTACCGGCCGGATTACAGGCACATCAATATACTGAAACCAATAATAAATCAGATAATCTATCTTTGTCATCAGACCCTATTTCAGATTTAAAATCTTCTTTGCCTGATAAAAAAAACGATAAGGAAAAGAATTTTCAGAAAAATGAAGCGGATCATCACTCTAAAGACGAAAAGAATGTCTATTGGAGCGGCAAGGAAATAACCGTTATTGGGAAGGCCGAGCGTCTGGCGCCTTCCTCCGTACCTCTGAACATCACACAGCCGACATCCATCATTCAAAGTTCTTTTATGGCCAATAATATTATTCCCTTGGCCAGTGTGGATGACATTATCAAATATCAGCCCAGTGTCTGGACACAAAATCCCAATGGCCCCGGTATTGGTAAAGCTGAAACGATGAGCCTAAGAGGCTTTCAGGATGGGCAATATAATATGACCTTTGATGGCATCCCTTTTGGAGATGCCAGCGATCTACATCATTCGACCTCATCCTTGTTTATAGCCCATTTCCTCGGTCAAGCTGAAGTTGATCGCGGCCCCGGCACAGCTTCCACTATCGGGAATGCTACTTTTGGGGGAACCATTGGCTTTACCTCAAGAAAACCTTCTGAAAAATTTGGTATTACGCCCTATGGAACCTATGGCAGTTATAATACCCGCGCAGGTGGTTTAGAAATCGATAGCGGAGAAACCATTGCCGGAAAAATGGTTCTTGATTTGCAGCATGAAGCCACGGATGGCTATTTGACGCATTCAAATGAACGCCGCAGCAACATCATGTTTAAAGATGTTATCAAATTAGGGTCAGACATCACCCTTACGGCGGCCACTACCTTCAATAAAGAGCATCAATATACCACCCAAGGCGCAACCTTGGCCGAATATGCCCAATATGGGAAGAATTACGGCTTATGTAATGATCCTCAATTACAGTGTTTTTATAAATATAATCCAAGCACCTATAAATCTGATTTTAGTTATATCAGCCTAAAGGCGAAGCCGCTCTCTTGGTTAGAATTAGAGAATAAAGTCTATTCTGTCGGCTTTGAACATTCTTATACAAAAACAACCGATGCCAGCCAAAACAGTCCCTCGGCAAATGGGGTTACTTTTTATAATGCCGCCGGTAAAAAAGTCGGCAGCTATGCCAATGATGTTCCCGGCAAATATGCCGATGCTCAATTTCGAGCCTATGGGGACACGCTGGCTTTAAAGGCGAAAACACCTGTCGGCGATATTTTAACGGGGGTCTGGGCAGATGTTCAGAATGATCGACGCTATACCTATGCGGTTGATCTGTCCCAAAATTCTATCATGGTTCCGGGTAAGAATGGATCGGCCTACAGCTATAATATCCATGACATCAATACGACCCTACAGCCTTATTTAGAATTCGACTGGCATCCGATGAAAGGCATGACCGTAAAACCGGGTATAAAATATTCTTATTTTCACCGGAATTATGATGCGGCGATCAACAAGAATACCAAAACCGCGTTAAAGGATAACCAATCATTCAAATCATGGCAGCCCTCCATCGCAATCAATCAAATATTGATGAAAGGTTGGAGTGCCTATGGTCAAATTGCACGTGGTTTCCTAGCCCCGCCCCTCAGTGTCTTTCAAACGCAAAATGTCGGTTATGTAAAACCGGAAACAACGTGGAATTATCAAGTCGGAACGGTTCTTCAAAAGAAGAATTGGACGATTTCTGCCGATGGCTATTATATCGATTTTTCAAACTATATTGCTTCTGCCCAAATTAACGTCCCCAATATCGGCACAGAAACGACTTATGTGAATAGCGGCGGCGCAATTTACAAAGGATTGGAAATCGAAGGCCAATATGCCATCGGATATGGCGTTTCCCTTTATGGAAACTACAGCGTCAATAGCGCCCATTATAAAGATTCCAAAATACGGGTGGCCGCATCTCCAAAATCTCTGGCCTCTTTCGGCGTGTTATACGAGAAGAAAGATGGTCCCTATTTCTCTTTTATCGGGAAATATGTCGGCAATCATTGGGGATTGGATAGTACAACAGACACAGCTGGAAACACCGTCTTTAAAAACCAGTATTTAATACACAGTAACATCACCGCTGATATGGCGTTTGGCTGGCATTTCAAAAATGTCGGTGGCAATATCCTAAGAAATATCACGCCCAGCATTAAAATATCGAATGTTTTCGGTAGCCATGCCATCAGCGATTTTGCGGGTAATCAATCGAAAACCACCGCAGAATATCCAAATGGTGCGCCGCTATACTGGCGGTTGTCAGGAAGAAGCGTGTTCTTTAATTTAACGATGACGATTTTATAA
- a CDS encoding PhzF family phenazine biosynthesis protein gives MEYDFQQVDVFTSGKFKGNPVAVVASADHLSTEEMQSFARWMNLSETTFLLKPTSPDADYRLRIFTPRAELPFAGHPTLGSCHAWLQAGGRPKKSIIIQECQAGLVPIRHENDRLAFAAPPLIRSGDLDKDLLEKIAAGLRIPLSSIQASAWVDNGPGWAGIMLKSREEVLALEPDYASMPDLRFGVIGAWDSEKDGTDAEFEVRAFAMGLGVNEDPVCGSLNASMAQWLIGSGLAPKNYIVSQGSLLGRDGRIYVDQIGDSIWIGGATTSNIVGKLRL, from the coding sequence ATGGAATATGATTTCCAGCAAGTTGATGTTTTTACCTCTGGTAAATTTAAGGGAAATCCGGTCGCGGTTGTGGCTTCTGCCGATCATTTATCCACTGAAGAGATGCAAAGCTTTGCAAGATGGATGAATTTGAGCGAGACGACTTTTTTATTAAAGCCAACCTCTCCTGATGCGGATTACCGATTACGGATTTTTACCCCGCGCGCCGAATTGCCCTTTGCTGGACATCCTACTTTAGGGAGCTGTCATGCTTGGCTACAGGCTGGTGGTCGTCCGAAAAAGTCTATTATTATTCAGGAATGTCAGGCTGGACTGGTGCCTATTCGTCATGAAAATGACCGTTTAGCTTTTGCCGCACCGCCTTTAATCCGTTCTGGCGATTTGGATAAAGATCTGTTGGAAAAAATAGCCGCAGGGTTACGGATTCCGCTTTCTTCTATTCAAGCATCGGCTTGGGTGGATAATGGCCCCGGATGGGCAGGGATTATGCTGAAATCCCGTGAAGAAGTTTTGGCTTTGGAACCTGATTATGCCTCTATGCCTGATCTCCGTTTCGGGGTGATTGGCGCATGGGATAGCGAGAAAGACGGAACAGACGCAGAATTTGAAGTGCGGGCTTTTGCTATGGGATTAGGCGTTAACGAAGATCCCGTCTGCGGCAGTCTAAACGCCAGTATGGCACAATGGCTGATTGGAAGCGGTTTAGCCCCGAAAAACTATATTGTGAGCCAAGGCAGTCTTTTGGGACGGGATGGCCGGATCTATGTCGATCAGATTGGGGATAGCATTTGGATCGGTGGTGCCACGACATCGAATATAGTCGGTAAGTTACGGCTTTAA